In the genome of Streptomyces sp. SAI-127, the window CTTGGCGTACGTCGCCAAGGACGGCACACCCCGCAACGTGCCGATCGCGTTCGTCTGGAACGGCTCGGAGATCGTCATGTGCACTTCGAAGAACGCCCCGAAGCTGCCGTCCCTGCGCGAGAACCCGGCGGTCGCCCTGACCATCGACACCGAGGTGCACCCGCCCAAGATCCTCCTCATCCGGGGTCGGGCCGAGCTGGACTTCGTCGACGGCATCCCGGACGAGTACCTCCAGCCGACCAGCACCTACGAGATGACCCCCGAGCAACGGGTCGAGTGGGAGGCGGAGGTGCGTTCGCTCTACCACGACGGCATGGTCCGCATCGTCGTGACACCGACCTGGGCAAAGCTGATCGACTTCGAGACGACCCTGCCGAGCGCGGTCGAGGAACTGGTGCGGCGGCGGGAGGAGCGTCAGCGCGCCTGAGCACAGTCACGGTGACGCGCCGCTGCTGCCCGTGCCTCGCGAGGCACGGGCAGAAGAATCAGGACCCACTACCTCTATACGGCTGTCAGCCGCATGTCAGTGTGGGGACCGCCCAGTCGCCGTGGTCGTTGCCGTTGCCGTCGTCTCCGTCGCCGACCTTGAGGTCGATCACCTGGGCGCCGCTGATGTCGACGTCGATGGGTACGGCGGTCTGTCGGCCGCGGATCGTCTGGGTGGTCAGCAGCGTCTTGCCGTCGGCGATCACGGAGAACGTCACCGTTCCCGCACCGCCCGTCTCGTCGTCGACGCCCACGTCCGCCGTCAGCCGCGAGCAGCTTCCGGCGAGGTAGAGCTGGACGTCGCTGAGCG includes:
- a CDS encoding pyridoxamine 5'-phosphate oxidase family protein encodes the protein METNEITEVLNRPISQELLARDVTRLAYVAKDGTPRNVPIAFVWNGSEIVMCTSKNAPKLPSLRENPAVALTIDTEVHPPKILLIRGRAELDFVDGIPDEYLQPTSTYEMTPEQRVEWEAEVRSLYHDGMVRIVVTPTWAKLIDFETTLPSAVEELVRRREERQRA